In Dermacentor andersoni chromosome 11, qqDerAnde1_hic_scaffold, whole genome shotgun sequence, the sequence CTTCGCGAGCGTCTGCGCGTGCTTGCACCCTTTCCTCTCTCTgcctttttgcttcttctttctcctcgTCCCACAGACGCATCGCCTCTTCCTTGCTTGACCCTAGCTTGAGCACAAGTTCTAGCGTTTTTGCCAAATTCATACTTTCTGCCGTCGAGAGATTGGATAGATCcgacaaacaaaaagaaacaaggaaatgaatcctggcaggctcgccactTGTCTTTGCTTCCGTGCTTGTCCTTGTTGTGGTGTTTCTCCTTGCTTTGATGCTTTTCTTTACTTTGCTTATCCTTGCAGGAGCCGGATGGAAAAGTGGCCCTGTACCAACCAGGCCCACTCCTCCAACTGCGGAGGCAAACACCCTGCCAATACTACTTGCCCCAGATGCCAGGAGGAACGCAGGGTAGCCACCATCCTGGCAGCTTCCTCTATCCCACTGTCCACGATAGAGAGCCCTCCTATGCAGTCCTACATGAGTGCGGTCAAGGGTACCCCAGCTCTTCCTAGGCGCCCTGTACCAGCCCCTCCAGCATCCCTTCGTCAAGTGCCCCAAGTCTCTGCTGCCTCTGGGACCACACCGCCTGCAGCTCCCGTGGCACAGTCTACCATAAACCAACTGGTggcaaagctgctgctgctgaccacGCAGGCAGTCAGCAGCATGCTTCCTGCTGACCACCCGCTACGAGCCGTGTGTCTGCAGGCAGTGGCAGTCCAGAGCCAAGCCACCAACCATGACTGATCCCTCTGCCCCAAGGAAGGGTCGCCGCCGCCCAAGTGTTCTCCAGTGGAACACCAACTCACTGTGGCTGCGGCGGGCAGACCTCTCCCTGCATCTCCTGCAGAGTGACTATGATGTGCTTGCTCTGCAGGAGGTGTACATTGCTACGGAGGAGCTATGCCTACCGGGCTACGTAGGCTACAGCAGCTGCACTCGTGCATCCTGGAGCACTGCCATGTTGCCCCATGCCTCCATGATGAGTATTGGCAGGGCCCCCCACGCTGTGCACTGTACGTGAGGAGGGAGCTGCTGCAGGCAGAAGTGAACGTAGCAGACCTGGTCAGCGGCCCCTTCGAGTGTTGTGCTATCCGGGTGCGCCTCAATGGGGCAGACGCCACAGTCGCCTGCATCTACAGCCGGCCAGGTGCACGTGCAACAGCTGCTAACTGATGCGATGCACCTCTTTGaagcaactgttttccatttACTTCGCAATGTTTTCCATGGACTTGTGAGCGATTCTGCGTTATCTGTAGCAGTCTTGGTTAAAATCAGCAGATTTTGCTATGGCTACAATGAGAAAAATCGACTTGAGAAGGTTATTCAGCCTTCTCTGTCTGAAAAATCAGGCTTGAAAGGTTCAGATGCACAGAATTGGTGTCCTTTAGGGCTACTGGCCCTCATATCTTCCCCTGGTATGTCTGAGGGAAAACAACACTGGGAAATATACCTTGAACTTAGAGAAATGACTGATATGGTATCAGCCAAGGAGGTGCCTTTTGTGTGGGTTCTGTATCTTAAACACAAAATAGAAAAGTGCCTGCAGAATTACATGAGCAGATACCCTTGCTTCATCCGTAACATCAAAGAGGTATACATTGTGCACTATCCCAGAACAGGGAGTCAGCTTGGGCCACTTACATAGTGTTAGTGCATACACCTTGAAGCCAAGCACCAGTATTTGGTTCAGATGTCCTTGCACTCAGTGGTGGGTGCCGCCACGGTGGATGGGCGCTTGCCATCAACTCAGAGGACTAGCCAGGTCATTTGCACAAGTTTGCTTAGTTTGGGCGCGGTCTATCTACTCACGCAATGAATGTATATAAGAAATGGAAGATATCATTGGAGCCAGGAGGCTAATTTGCATCACCAGCGGTACCACACGAAATGCTTTCGCATCGGAATCGGACTAAATTTGAGCATGATCACAACATTGGCCACCGAGAACCAACCGCTCGAGCGCTTCTGCCCTTGCAGGTGGCCAACTGCAGGACCATAGGCTACATCTTTATCGGTGTGTCGCATTCAGGTCAAGGTGCACTGACATGTTGTGTGGCCCAGTTTATTTACAAAAAGAAGAGTGCTGTCAAGTGTACAAAGATTTCTGCGCTGCTTATGGACACATTACCGGGGAATGTCCCAAGTGTATTAGTGGCGTAGGATTGTGTGTGGGGGCGGGTGCTTATGGAGCTCAGGAAGCCTGCCCAGTGTGGTCGATCAGATGGACCAGAGCAGACATAATTAAATATGAGTAAACATAAGAAAGTTACTATATATTTATGAAACAGTTTCTTTTGTTTGCGGGCAACAAGGTCTGGCTCTCAGTAGTCATCGGGAAAGTCGTCCTCTGGACATAAGTGCCGTAAGCGCGGAAAACAGAAGCAGCTTCAAAGCGCTACATCGCACGCGAGCCGATTGTGGTGACAAAGCTCTGAAGGACCACCTGGAAATCGTCCTCAGTAATACCTCGTACCTAAGCCTAGTGGGACAAAGCTAAATTATAGAAATTTGTAGCTAAGTTATCAAAAAAGTTTGCTTGCAAAAGCAAATGCCACAGGCTGCTTATTCGTAGTTGCCGACGAAACGACAGATACTGCTCGAATCGAACAGCTTACCACTTGCGCAGCGTACCTGAACAAAGAGGCCAACAACGTTGAAGTGTCTAGGCTCTGTGCCTATACAGGACTAAAGTGGCAGGGCCCTCACTGAAACATTCTAAAATTTCTCCAAGACCTGGGAATTGCCATGCAACATCTTCATGGCCAAGGTTGTGATGGTACAAGCTCTATGGGTTGTAAAACGAATGGTTTCTAAGCCGGAGTTCGGCAAGTTATCCAGCCACGCTATAGACACATCAGAACACCACCGCCCGAAATGAATGGGTGCGCCATCGGAGCGCTCTGAAGCATGTGCCCAATTGAGGCAGTGaacctgcattaaaaaaaaatctataatGTGCTGATCATACCCATTTTTCCCTTCCTCTTGCTACTTGAAGAAAATAccacaattaattttttttttattttgtgggtATACATGCCTATTCTTCAAGTCAAAACTATCTGTGCAGAATGTGCGATGAACTGCAACACTTTAATGAAAGGCTTCTCTGCTTCACTCAGCTCTCACATAATGCTATCACAAAGTGTCATGCACCCGACTCATGTTTAATGCCGGGCTAGCCAAATAACACACCAGTGACTGATACATAACAGGAGAAAAGAAGTGCCACAAAGTTCATTATAAAGTACGAGATATTTCGCTGCATAAGGAATTACCATTTGGTGCTTCTTGATTGAAATTGTTGAAGTACTTATATAGTTTTGTTCAGTAGTTATATTGCTTGCTCATTATGCAGAAACTGGCAAGGTGGTGAAGACGCTACAAGAAATCCTCAACAAAGTTGAGAGCAAGCCAGAAGAGCCAGTAATTGCTTGCACAAAGGTACGCTTATTGTGTTATGCCAgttctccatttctttttcttttttggcaataTAGTGCATTTGAAGGGATGCCGTGAGCAAAGCAAAGTTACATCAGTGTTTCACAAATTTCTTGCCCCTGGAATCACTTGAGATAGTGAGAGTCAATGCGGATCACTTAAATATGTGCAGTTGGCCATTTGCGACATGTGACTGACTAAAATTGATACCTGGCTGGCATGGAGGCAGCTGGCAAGCCATCGCAGGAAGGTTGCTGGTACTATATGCTATTTAGCAGTCATTAATTATGATCGTGTACGATATCACCCTCACTGACAGCTGCTTGTGTATCTGTGGGCAACCAGCCAGCAACTACCAAGTCCACCTGTGAACAACAATTTATATTTGTCActcagtctttttttttactcacacatgcactgcactgtcagtcactgcAAGTAACTGTCAAAGAAATGCCTCTGCAATGCAAACCATGCAACGATGCTGCGAGACACTTGCTTTTCTTCTGTTCTCATTTATGGTTAGTATACTTGATGATAAATTGTTCACCTTTACGCTCTGCGATCAAAAGTGAGCTTCTAAAGCGTCGCTTAATTTTCTATGTCCAGATTGACATTGGTGGCGGGATGCTGACTGATAACAGCATCCTCGATCAGCTGAGCCCGGCTTGTGACAGTGGCAGAGGACCTGGCAAATTTGCCAAGGCACTTTTGCACCAGTCTTTACTGACGGTGAGCTCCGCGGCAAGTCACCCTTTGGGGGGGGGCAAGAGCTGTCTACGGGGCGAGACAGTTCAGAAGGAGTCCCTCGACACTGTGGGTGTGGAGGACGTAAGAGGTGTGTACACTATTGATAACATGCACAAAAGTTGCCAAAGCAAGAAAGCCCATTGTGCTTATACCAACTGAACCGTTAGCAACTAGCTGAAGTATAGTAAGTGTTCATAATAATTAGTGTAGAATGACAAATAGTTCACTTTTATTAGTGACCTTATGGCCACGATGTTATGCGCAATTTAAAGAGGCCTAATAAAACAAATGATCGGTTGAGCTATGGATTGATCACAGCTGGTCAGATAGCCCACATATAGTCCTAGGTCTACTTCTGCAC encodes:
- the LOC129381350 gene encoding uncharacterized protein, whose translation is MPTGLRRLQQLHSCILEHCHVAPCLHDEYWQGPPRCALYVRRELLQAEVNVADLVSGPFECCAIRVRLNGADATVACIYSRPETGKVVKTLQEILNKVESKPEEPVIACTKIDIGGGMLTDNSILDQLSPACDSGRGPGKFAKALLHQSLLTVSSAASHPLGGGKSCLRGETVQKESLDTVGVEDVRGTGKELWGHASVIGFVNVTADASSAPRQNQSSRKNQSDQILQVISAVISANLNATHEP